A genomic segment from Fusobacterium varium encodes:
- the prfA gene encoding peptide chain release factor 1, whose translation MFAKLEEVVKRFNELNEMLGSQEVLADPKKMMECNKALSDITPIVEKYKEYKRTMEDLEFIKENLKTEKDPDMREMMHEELKEIEEAVPEFEKELKILLLPKDKNDDKNVIVEIRGGAGGDEAALFAGDLFRMYCRYAERRKWKVEIIEKQEMGIGGIKEAVFSINGLGAYSRLKFESGVHRVQRVPETESAGRVHTSTATVAVLPEVEDVKEVKIDPKDLKIDTYRSGGAGGQHVNMTDSAVRITHLPTGIVVQCQDERSQLKNREKAMKHLVSKLFEMECEKQRSQVESERRLQVGTGDRSEKIRTYNFPQGRITDHRIKFTVYQLEAFLDGDIDEMIDALITFNQAEMLSSESDL comes from the coding sequence GTGTTCGCAAAATTAGAAGAAGTTGTAAAAAGATTTAATGAACTTAATGAGATGCTTGGATCACAAGAAGTACTTGCTGACCCTAAAAAAATGATGGAATGTAACAAAGCTTTATCTGACATAACTCCAATAGTTGAAAAATATAAAGAGTATAAAAGAACTATGGAAGATTTAGAGTTTATCAAAGAAAATTTAAAAACTGAAAAAGATCCTGACATGAGAGAGATGATGCATGAGGAGCTTAAAGAGATTGAGGAAGCTGTTCCAGAATTTGAAAAGGAATTAAAAATTCTTTTACTTCCTAAAGATAAAAACGATGACAAAAACGTTATTGTAGAGATCAGAGGTGGAGCTGGAGGAGATGAGGCTGCTCTATTTGCTGGAGATCTATTTAGAATGTATTGTAGATATGCAGAAAGAAGAAAATGGAAAGTTGAAATTATTGAAAAACAAGAGATGGGAATCGGTGGAATCAAAGAGGCTGTATTCAGTATCAATGGTTTAGGAGCTTACTCAAGATTAAAATTTGAATCTGGAGTTCACAGAGTTCAAAGAGTGCCTGAAACTGAATCTGCTGGAAGAGTTCACACTTCAACAGCTACTGTTGCTGTTCTTCCAGAAGTTGAAGATGTAAAAGAAGTTAAAATTGATCCAAAAGATCTAAAAATTGATACATATAGATCAGGAGGAGCTGGAGGGCAACACGTTAACATGACTGACTCTGCAGTTAGAATTACTCACTTACCTACTGGTATTGTTGTTCAATGTCAAGACGAAAGATCACAATTAAAAAATAGAGAAAAAGCTATGAAACACCTTGTTTCAAAACTATTTGAAATGGAATGTGAAAAACAAAGAAGTCAAGTTGAAAGTGAAAGAAGACTTCAAGTAGGTACAGGAGATAGATCAGAAAAAATAAGAACATATAACTTCCCACAAGGAAGAATTACAGATCATAGAATTAAATTCACAGTATATCAACTTGAAGCATTCTTAGATGGAGATATTGATGAAATGATCGATGCTCTAATCACATTTAACCAAGCTGAAATGCTTTCAAGTGAGTCTGACCTATAA
- a CDS encoding thioredoxin family protein gives MEYRELFETGMSYDTFISIASKDEKEKIEEITSVLRLGDSFTNRVKAVDKKFYFLLSAESWCPYVRATVPVLMKMVELNPNISLSIITEGRGFKYLREKLGISEEKYVVPTLVILDEHFNLVNKYIGRPYKYRAIGFENVSNEYFKGQRADDIVEEIIEKMGY, from the coding sequence ATGGAATATAGAGAGTTATTTGAAACTGGAATGTCTTATGATACATTTATAAGCATAGCTAGTAAAGATGAAAAGGAAAAAATAGAAGAGATCACTTCTGTTTTAAGATTGGGAGATAGCTTTACAAATAGAGTAAAAGCTGTTGATAAAAAGTTTTATTTTCTTCTAAGTGCTGAATCTTGGTGTCCATATGTTAGAGCAACTGTACCTGTGCTAATGAAAATGGTAGAGTTAAACCCTAATATCTCTTTAAGTATTATTACTGAAGGTAGGGGATTTAAGTATTTAAGAGAAAAACTTGGAATATCTGAAGAAAAATATGTCGTACCTACTTTAGTTATACTTGATGAACATTTTAATCTTGTAAATAAATATATAGGAAGACCATATAAATACAGAGCTATTGGTTTTGAAAATGTTAGCAACGAGTATTTTAAAGGACAACGTGCTGATGATATTGTTGAAGAGATAATTGAAAAAATGGGATACTAA
- the ruvA gene encoding Holliday junction branch migration protein RuvA — translation MFEYLRGKVEYKKPEYLALDVNGVGYRVSISLRTYDKVKTGSEVKLYIYNYIKEDSFKLIGFLEERERNIFEMLLGVKGIGVSLALSVMSTFDIDTLRDLIAADDYVNLKKVPKLGEKKSQQLILDLKSKLKTLDTLSVEARNENISSQFQIEEELYSALEGLGYSKKEIDSLLTKEELKSFTSIEEAIKSVLKKVNF, via the coding sequence ATGTTTGAATATTTAAGAGGAAAAGTTGAGTATAAAAAGCCAGAGTATCTTGCATTAGATGTAAATGGTGTTGGTTATAGAGTAAGTATCTCTCTTAGAACTTATGATAAGGTTAAAACTGGAAGCGAAGTAAAATTATATATTTATAACTACATAAAAGAGGATAGTTTTAAACTTATAGGATTTTTAGAGGAGAGAGAGAGAAATATTTTTGAGATGCTGTTGGGAGTTAAAGGAATTGGAGTTTCTCTTGCACTGTCTGTAATGTCTACTTTTGATATTGATACATTGAGAGATCTTATAGCTGCTGATGATTATGTAAATCTAAAAAAAGTTCCAAAGCTTGGAGAGAAAAAATCACAACAACTTATTTTAGATCTAAAAAGTAAGTTAAAAACTTTAGATACTCTTTCTGTTGAAGCAAGAAATGAAAATATATCATCACAATTCCAAATTGAAGAGGAGCTTTACTCTGCTTTAGAGGGATTGGGATATAGTAAGAAAGAGATTGATTCTCTACTTACAAAAGAGGAGTTAAAAAGTTTCACTTCTATTGAAGAGGCTATAAAAAGTGTACTTAAAAAAGTAAACTTTTAA
- the uvrA gene encoding excinuclease ABC subunit UvrA, whose protein sequence is MLDKIIIKGAREHNLKNIDVEIPKNKFIVITGVSGSGKSSLAFDTIYSEGQRRYVESLSAYARQFIGQMTKPDVDSIEGLAPAISIEQKTTNRNPRSTVGTITEVYDYMRLLFAHIGTAHCPVCGRKVEKQSTEEIVSGAIERFEEGAKMIVLAPLVKEKKGTHKNLFLNLQKKGFVRVRVNGEILYLEDEIELDKNKKHDIAVVVDRLVLKKEDKDFESRLTQSVESATELANGKVLLNVNGEDFLYSENFACPEHEEVNIPDLNPRLFSFNAPFGACPECKGIGKKLEIDENKLIENEELSIADGGLYIPGASSRKGYTWEIFKTMAKHFKIDINKPVKDLSKEELDIILHGTDVKFRFDFEGSDFQYHGYKEYEGAIKNLERRYNESFSEAQREEIENKFMIERVCKVCNGKRLKPEVLGVTIQDKNIMEICDLSIKDALEFFMNLKLTPKQETIAKEILKEIRERLSFMINVGLDYLNLARETKTLSGGEAQRIRLATQIGSGLTGVLYVLDEPSIGLHQKDNDKLLATLERLKNLGNTLIVVEHDEDTMLQADKIFDLGPGAGEFGGNIVAFGSPKEIMKNKNSLTGKYLKGELKIEVPKIRRKWEKSIKLLGAKGNNLKNIDVEIPLGVFTVVTGVSGSGKSSLINHTLFPVLFNKLNKGKLYPLEYKSIQGIEQLEKVINIDQSPIGRTPRSNPATYTKIFDDIRAIFAETKDAKQHGFSKGRFSFNVKGGRCEACQGAGIIKIEMNFLPDVYVQCEVCKGKRYNKETLDVYYKGKTISDVLDMSVGEAYEFFKAVPSLERKLKVLIDVGLDYIKLGQPATTLSGGEAQRIKLATELSKMTKGNTIYILDEPTTGLHFEDIRKLLEVLNRLVDKGNSVVVIEHNLDVIKTADYIIDIGPDGGDRGGTIVACGTPEEIAKVKKSYTATYIRKILKTAKEKEESNLLEVAEEAPVIEITPKKRGRKKKEESVK, encoded by the coding sequence AGTGGAAGTGGTAAATCTTCTCTAGCTTTTGATACTATCTATTCTGAAGGGCAAAGAAGATATGTTGAAAGCCTTTCAGCCTATGCAAGACAGTTTATTGGACAGATGACAAAACCTGATGTTGATAGTATTGAGGGATTAGCCCCTGCAATCTCAATAGAGCAAAAAACTACAAATAGAAACCCGCGTTCTACTGTTGGAACTATTACTGAAGTTTATGATTATATGAGACTTCTGTTTGCTCATATTGGAACTGCTCATTGCCCTGTATGTGGTAGAAAAGTTGAGAAACAAAGTACAGAAGAGATTGTTAGCGGAGCAATAGAGAGATTTGAAGAGGGAGCAAAGATGATAGTTCTTGCACCTCTAGTAAAAGAGAAAAAAGGGACTCATAAAAACCTATTTTTAAATCTACAAAAAAAAGGGTTTGTTAGAGTTAGAGTAAATGGAGAGATTCTTTACTTAGAAGATGAAATTGAATTGGATAAGAATAAAAAACATGATATAGCTGTTGTTGTTGATAGGTTAGTATTAAAAAAAGAGGATAAAGATTTTGAAAGCAGATTGACTCAATCTGTGGAATCTGCAACAGAATTAGCTAATGGAAAAGTTCTATTAAATGTAAATGGAGAAGATTTTCTATATAGTGAAAACTTTGCTTGTCCAGAACATGAAGAGGTAAATATTCCTGATCTGAACCCTAGACTTTTCTCTTTCAATGCACCTTTTGGAGCTTGTCCAGAGTGTAAAGGAATAGGGAAAAAACTTGAGATTGATGAGAATAAACTTATTGAAAATGAGGAGCTTTCTATTGCTGATGGTGGTTTGTATATCCCAGGAGCTAGTTCAAGAAAAGGTTATACATGGGAAATATTTAAGACTATGGCAAAACACTTTAAAATAGATATTAATAAACCTGTAAAAGATTTATCTAAAGAGGAGTTAGATATTATTTTACATGGAACAGATGTGAAATTTAGATTTGATTTTGAAGGTAGTGATTTTCAATATCATGGGTACAAGGAGTATGAGGGAGCTATAAAAAATCTTGAAAGAAGATATAATGAAAGCTTTTCAGAAGCTCAAAGAGAAGAGATTGAAAATAAGTTTATGATAGAGAGAGTTTGTAAAGTTTGTAATGGTAAGAGATTAAAGCCTGAAGTTTTAGGAGTTACAATTCAAGATAAAAATATTATGGAGATCTGTGATCTTAGTATAAAGGATGCCTTAGAGTTTTTTATGAATTTAAAACTGACTCCAAAGCAAGAAACTATTGCTAAAGAGATTTTAAAAGAGATTAGAGAGAGACTGTCTTTTATGATAAATGTAGGTTTAGATTATCTAAATTTAGCTCGTGAAACAAAAACTCTATCTGGTGGAGAGGCTCAAAGAATTAGACTTGCCACTCAAATTGGGTCAGGATTAACAGGGGTTCTCTATGTGCTTGATGAACCTAGTATTGGACTACATCAAAAGGATAATGATAAACTTTTAGCTACCCTTGAGAGACTAAAAAATCTTGGAAATACTCTAATAGTAGTTGAACATGATGAAGATACTATGTTACAAGCTGATAAAATATTTGATTTAGGTCCTGGAGCTGGAGAGTTTGGGGGAAATATAGTTGCCTTTGGTTCACCAAAAGAGATTATGAAAAATAAAAACTCTCTTACTGGAAAATATCTGAAGGGAGAGTTAAAAATAGAAGTTCCTAAGATTAGAAGGAAATGGGAGAAAAGTATAAAACTTTTAGGAGCAAAGGGAAATAATCTAAAAAATATTGATGTAGAGATTCCATTGGGAGTTTTTACTGTTGTCACTGGGGTAAGTGGTAGTGGTAAATCAAGTTTAATTAATCATACCCTTTTTCCTGTACTTTTTAATAAGCTCAATAAAGGAAAATTATATCCTTTAGAGTATAAAAGTATACAGGGAATTGAACAACTTGAAAAGGTTATCAATATAGATCAAAGCCCTATTGGTAGAACTCCAAGATCTAACCCTGCTACATATACAAAGATTTTTGATGATATTAGAGCAATTTTTGCTGAAACAAAAGATGCAAAACAACATGGATTTTCTAAAGGTAGATTCTCTTTCAATGTAAAAGGTGGAAGATGTGAGGCATGTCAAGGAGCTGGAATAATTAAGATTGAGATGAACTTCTTACCAGATGTATATGTGCAATGTGAAGTTTGTAAGGGAAAAAGATACAATAAAGAAACTCTTGATGTATATTATAAAGGAAAAACAATTTCTGATGTTTTAGATATGAGTGTAGGTGAGGCTTATGAATTTTTCAAAGCAGTACCATCTCTTGAGAGAAAATTAAAAGTACTTATAGATGTTGGACTTGATTATATAAAACTTGGACAACCTGCTACAACTCTATCTGGTGGAGAGGCTCAAAGAATAAAATTAGCTACTGAACTTTCTAAGATGACAAAGGGAAATACTATTTATATTCTTGATGAACCTACTACTGGGCTACATTTTGAAGATATTAGAAAACTCCTTGAGGTTTTAAATAGACTTGTGGACAAGGGAAATAGTGTTGTAGTTATTGAGCATAATCTAGATGTTATAAAAACAGCTGATTATATTATTGATATTGGACCTGATGGTGGAGATAGAGGGGGAACAATTGTTGCTTGTGGAACTCCTGAAGAGATTGCTAAGGTTAAGAAAAGTTATACAGCTACATATATAAGAAAAATTTTAAAAACTGCTAAAGAAAAAGAGGAGAGCAATCTTTTAGAAGTAGCTGAAGAAGCTCCTGTTATAGAAATTACACCTAAAAAAAGAGGTAGAAAAAAGAAAGAAGAGTCGGTGAAATAG